In Campylobacter mucosalis, a single window of DNA contains:
- a CDS encoding glycerate kinase, translated as MRILVAIDSFKGSLSSLEAGNAIKEGIKELCDDIVVKPVADGGEGSVEALADALKGRYVDIITQNPLGVKILARYAMAGELAIMEMASASGLTLLEKSERNPLKTSTYGFGLMIKDAIDNGARKFIIGIGGSATNDAGVGMLSALGFEFFDEEGNLLEPNGENLVKISKFSDSNALKELSECEFLIACDVDNPLFGKNGAAYVYGAQKGADRDMIKQLDVGLISFASVVETQTGKVYWGLKGAGAAGGLGYGFISFLNAKLKPGIEIITEEIGLEDEIKRADLIITGEGRLDFQSSMGKTPTGISKLAKKYSKPVIALAGSVSECASGCNDAGIDAFFSIQNEPTSLENAMKKGVASENLKRVANQAVRLFMLGKGLEL; from the coding sequence ATGAGAATTTTAGTAGCCATAGACTCTTTTAAGGGCTCTCTTAGTTCGCTTGAAGCTGGTAATGCTATAAAAGAGGGCATAAAAGAGCTTTGCGATGATATCGTCGTAAAGCCCGTGGCTGACGGCGGAGAGGGTAGTGTCGAGGCTTTGGCTGACGCGTTAAAGGGCAGATACGTAGATATAATCACGCAAAATCCGCTTGGTGTTAAAATTTTGGCTCGTTATGCTATGGCTGGAGAACTTGCCATTATGGAAATGGCGTCGGCTTCTGGGCTTACGTTGCTTGAAAAGAGTGAGCGAAATCCACTAAAAACCAGCACATATGGCTTTGGACTTATGATAAAGGACGCGATAGATAACGGTGCTAGGAAATTTATTATCGGTATAGGTGGTAGTGCTACAAACGACGCTGGAGTTGGTATGCTTAGTGCGCTTGGGTTTGAGTTCTTTGACGAAGAGGGAAATTTACTAGAGCCAAATGGCGAAAATTTGGTAAAAATCTCAAAATTTTCAGACTCAAATGCTTTAAAAGAGCTTAGCGAGTGCGAGTTTTTAATAGCTTGTGATGTTGATAATCCGCTATTTGGCAAGAATGGTGCGGCGTATGTTTACGGGGCACAAAAGGGTGCTGATAGGGATATGATAAAACAGCTTGATGTTGGGCTTATTAGCTTTGCTAGTGTGGTAGAAACTCAAACAGGCAAGGTATACTGGGGACTCAAGGGCGCTGGGGCTGCTGGCGGTCTTGGGTATGGATTTATAAGCTTTTTAAATGCCAAGCTAAAGCCAGGGATCGAGATTATCACCGAAGAGATAGGGCTTGAGGATGAGATAAAACGTGCTGATCTTATCATCACTGGTGAGGGCAGACTTGACTTTCAAAGTTCAATGGGCAAGACACCAACTGGCATATCAAAACTAGCCAAAAAATACTCAAAACCAGTCATAGCGTTAGCAGGGAGTGTAAGCGAGTGTGCTAGTGGCTGTAACGACGCAGGAATAGATGCGTTTTTTAGTATCCAAAATGAGCCGACAAGCCTTGAAAACGCTATGAAAAAGGGCGTTGCAAGTGAAAATTTAAAACGCGTTGCAAATCAAGCAGTAAGGCTGTTTATGCTAGGCAAGGGCTTAGAGCTTTAA
- the tsaD gene encoding tRNA (adenosine(37)-N6)-threonylcarbamoyltransferase complex transferase subunit TsaD: MILGIESSCDDSSVALLRIDDLAQILHKKISQEEAHSVYGGVVPELAARLHTQALPALLNDIKPYFKQIKAIAITNEPGLSVSLIGGVSMAKALSISLKIPLIAINHLVGHIYSLFLSNEIALPLGILLVSGGHTMVLDIDENKNISIIAKTTDDSFGESFDKTAKMMGLGYPGGQIISNYARECKDKDRFSFTIPLLGDKRLEYSFSGLKNQVRLQIQSLENLTQKDISDISFAFEKTACAHIMDKLKRIFNERKFKRFGVVGGASANPVLRDSLKDLCENSNCELLLAPLEFCSDNAMMIARAGREKFLNGEFTCYKDLKISPKTSELKL, translated from the coding sequence ATGATACTTGGCATTGAAAGCAGTTGTGACGATAGTTCGGTCGCACTTTTAAGGATAGATGACTTAGCACAGATACTGCATAAAAAAATATCTCAAGAAGAAGCTCACAGCGTTTATGGTGGCGTAGTGCCTGAACTTGCCGCTAGACTTCACACTCAAGCACTTCCAGCACTGCTAAACGATATAAAACCATACTTTAAACAGATAAAAGCGATAGCCATTACAAACGAACCAGGTCTTAGCGTGAGCCTAATAGGTGGCGTAAGTATGGCAAAAGCCCTTAGTATCTCGCTAAAAATTCCACTAATTGCCATAAATCATCTAGTTGGGCATATCTACTCACTATTTTTGAGTAATGAGATAGCTTTACCGCTTGGAATTTTGCTAGTAAGTGGCGGACACACGATGGTTCTTGATATAGATGAAAATAAAAACATTAGTATCATCGCAAAAACGACCGATGACAGCTTTGGCGAGAGCTTTGATAAGACTGCTAAGATGATGGGGCTTGGATATCCTGGTGGACAGATTATTAGCAACTACGCAAGAGAGTGCAAAGATAAAGATAGATTTAGTTTTACCATACCGCTACTTGGAGATAAACGCCTTGAATACAGCTTTTCAGGACTTAAAAATCAAGTCAGACTGCAAATCCAAAGCCTTGAAAATTTAACCCAAAAAGATATAAGCGACATATCTTTTGCCTTTGAAAAAACAGCTTGTGCTCACATAATGGATAAACTAAAACGCATTTTTAATGAGCGTAAATTTAAACGCTTTGGCGTAGTTGGTGGAGCCAGTGCAAACCCAGTTTTAAGAGATAGTTTAAAAGATCTATGCGAAAATAGCAACTGCGAACTACTCCTAGCACCGCTTGAGTTTTGCTCAGATAACGCTATGATGATAGCTCGTGCAGGACGGGAGAAATTTCTAAACGGTGAGTTTACCTGCTACAAAGATTTAAAAATTTCCCCAAAAACTAGTGAGTTAAAGCTCTAA
- a CDS encoding M99 family carboxypeptidase catalytic domain-containing protein, with product MRILVIFFTLSLALFGVDELEYTLYKKGIPNQNTMLIIGGIQGDEPGGFLAASIVATEYNITKGSVWVVPNLNFKSIIERSRGTKGDMNRKFAHIDPNDPDYKAVTDIKKLITDSNVTLILNLHDGSGYYRDKFINKDQNPNKWGNTCIIDQAFLKNASYPDLDTLANRVKNKINERLIDKIHTYHVKNTKTAEGDKDMLRSLTYFAVTQGKSAFANEASKNLNVESRTYYHLLAIEEYMNSAGIEFSRNFELTPKSIKSVIEKDIRLSFFDDFFALGLKGLRSNISYVPLKDTKLQYSSDNPLVAVIKTKNGYEVRYGNRLATKITPQFFEYSNKKVTPSIVVDGVAQNVKSGQKVLVKDKFLVQKQDNIRVNIIGYSAKSQNEADISVSRSLFDKNYSIDKAGRIFRVEFYETSASKDKFAGMILVEFR from the coding sequence TTGCGTATATTAGTCATATTTTTCACTCTATCTCTTGCCCTTTTTGGTGTTGACGAGCTAGAATATACTCTATATAAAAAAGGCATACCAAATCAAAATACTATGCTCATAATAGGTGGCATACAAGGCGATGAGCCGGGCGGGTTTTTAGCCGCTAGTATCGTCGCTACTGAGTATAATATAACAAAAGGTAGCGTATGGGTCGTGCCAAATTTAAATTTCAAGTCCATAATCGAGCGAAGCAGAGGCACAAAGGGCGATATGAACCGCAAATTTGCTCACATCGACCCAAACGATCCAGACTACAAAGCGGTTACTGATATAAAAAAACTTATAACAGATAGCAACGTTACTTTAATTCTAAATTTACACGACGGAAGCGGATATTACAGAGATAAATTTATAAATAAAGATCAAAATCCAAACAAATGGGGTAATACTTGCATTATCGATCAAGCCTTTTTAAAAAATGCCAGTTATCCGGATTTAGACACCCTAGCAAACCGCGTTAAAAACAAGATAAACGAGCGACTAATAGATAAAATTCACACCTACCACGTAAAAAACACAAAGACAGCCGAGGGCGATAAAGATATGCTTCGTTCGCTTACTTATTTTGCTGTCACTCAAGGCAAGAGTGCATTTGCAAACGAAGCTAGTAAAAATTTAAACGTCGAGTCGCGAACCTACTATCATCTACTAGCGATAGAAGAGTATATGAACTCCGCTGGTATTGAGTTTTCTAGGAATTTTGAGTTAACTCCAAAAAGCATAAAAAGCGTGATAGAAAAGGATATAAGACTTAGCTTTTTTGATGATTTTTTTGCATTGGGGCTTAAAGGATTAAGATCAAACATCTCATACGTACCATTAAAAGATACAAAATTACAATACAGCTCAGATAATCCTCTAGTAGCCGTCATAAAAACAAAAAATGGGTATGAGGTAAGATACGGCAACCGACTAGCTACTAAAATCACACCTCAGTTTTTTGAATACTCAAACAAAAAAGTAACACCAAGCATTGTCGTTGATGGCGTAGCACAAAACGTAAAAAGCGGACAAAAGGTGCTTGTAAAAGATAAATTTCTAGTGCAAAAACAAGACAACATAAGAGTAAACATTATAGGATATAGTGCAAAATCGCAAAATGAAGCAGACATTAGCGTTTCACGCTCTTTGTTTGATAAAAATTACAGCATAGATAAAGCTGGTAGAATTTTTAGAGTTGAGTTTTATGAAACGAGTGCTTCAAAGGATAAATTTGCAGGTATGATACTTGTGGAGTTTAGATGA
- a CDS encoding uracil-xanthine permease family protein, with amino-acid sequence MQKYDGYHFRLKDSVIGVQFLFVAFGALVLVPMLTGLDANVALFTAGIGTLAFQLINKKNIPPIFLASSFAFITPLAFSIKEWGVAATMGGVVAAGLLYAFLSILIRLKGDGFIHKILPPVVVGPVIMTIGLILSPAAVNMATQAGDHYTRAQAMGVAFVSLLVTIFIMMAGRGIFRLIPILFGIFVGYVISIFIGIVDFTPIAKASWIAIPNFVAPKFELAAILYMVPIALAPAIEHIGDMLTISHVAKEDFLKNPGLKNTLLGDGIATSLAGLFGGPPNTTYSEVTGAVNITKAYNPAIMTWAAISAILLAFVGKLGAFLSTIPTPVIGGIMLLLFGVIATVGMQMLVRNSVDLSEPKNMIIVALIFVSAIGGMSIDLDVVKFSGIGLGAIVGIILNLTLPEFKRYDQQ; translated from the coding sequence ATGCAAAAATATGACGGATACCATTTTAGACTAAAAGATAGCGTTATAGGGGTTCAATTTTTATTTGTCGCTTTTGGGGCGTTAGTGCTTGTGCCTATGCTAACTGGGCTTGACGCAAATGTCGCGTTATTTACCGCTGGTATTGGAACACTTGCCTTTCAGCTCATAAACAAAAAAAATATACCGCCAATCTTTTTAGCAAGTTCTTTTGCTTTTATTACTCCACTTGCATTTAGCATAAAAGAGTGGGGAGTGGCTGCGACTATGGGCGGAGTTGTAGCGGCTGGACTTTTGTATGCATTTTTAAGCATTCTTATTAGATTAAAAGGCGATGGTTTTATACATAAAATTTTACCGCCGGTAGTAGTTGGTCCAGTTATTATGACAATAGGGCTTATCCTCTCTCCAGCAGCTGTAAATATGGCTACACAAGCAGGAGATCACTACACAAGGGCTCAAGCTATGGGCGTAGCCTTTGTATCACTTTTAGTTACAATATTTATAATGATGGCTGGACGCGGAATTTTTAGACTCATTCCTATACTTTTTGGAATTTTTGTAGGTTATGTCATATCTATTTTCATAGGGATTGTGGATTTTACGCCGATTGCCAAGGCTAGTTGGATTGCTATACCAAATTTCGTAGCACCAAAATTTGAACTAGCCGCCATACTTTATATGGTTCCAATAGCCCTAGCTCCAGCGATTGAGCATATAGGTGATATGCTTACTATATCACACGTTGCAAAAGAGGATTTTTTAAAAAATCCAGGTCTTAAAAACACACTACTTGGCGACGGTATAGCAACAAGCCTTGCAGGGCTATTTGGCGGACCACCTAATACTACATACTCTGAAGTTACAGGTGCTGTTAATATCACAAAAGCGTATAACCCAGCCATAATGACGTGGGCTGCGATATCTGCTATATTACTAGCATTTGTGGGAAAGCTTGGAGCATTTTTAAGCACGATACCTACACCAGTTATCGGTGGCATAATGCTTTTACTCTTTGGCGTTATCGCGACCGTTGGTATGCAAATGCTAGTAAGAAACTCAGTAGATTTAAGCGAACCAAAAAATATGATAATTGTAGCTTTAATCTTTGTATCGGCAATAGGCGGTATGTCAATAGACCTTGATGTTGTGAAATTTTCAGGCATAGGACTTGGTGCGATAGTTGGAATAATCCTAAACTTAACCCTGCCAGAATTTAAGCGTTACGACCAGCAGTAA
- the dxr gene encoding 1-deoxy-D-xylulose-5-phosphate reductoisomerase, with the protein MDTIVVILGSTGSIGTNALEICKQHNIQVEALSCGSNVDLLNEQILKFNPKFVCISDPALKSKVLHKWVFVGDEISDMLELCKSQKVVNAIVGFAGLRASLKTKKLGKTLALANKESLVVGGKFLKTDEILPIDSEHFGLKFLLQNKTKISKLIITASGGAFYKTPKEALKNVTPKEALKHPNWSMGAKITIDSASMANKLFEIMEAYWLYGTKNIDAIIEPTSMIHALIEFIDGSTTAHFSRADMKLAIAHAVLENVDENVVKPLNLLELSQIKFHQIDTEKYPIFSLKDELLNSPDMGVVVNAANEVMVAKFLKNECGFLDISNAILKAFNKFSSIKISSSDEIFEIDKEVRKYTKEIDAKI; encoded by the coding sequence TTGGACACTATCGTGGTAATACTAGGCTCAACGGGTAGCATTGGCACAAACGCTCTTGAAATTTGCAAACAGCACAATATACAGGTTGAAGCACTAAGTTGCGGATCTAATGTCGATCTTTTAAACGAGCAAATTTTAAAATTTAATCCAAAATTTGTCTGCATATCAGATCCGGCATTAAAATCAAAAGTGCTTCACAAATGGGTATTTGTGGGCGATGAAATTTCAGATATGTTAGAGCTTTGTAAGAGCCAAAAGGTAGTTAATGCCATAGTTGGATTTGCTGGATTAAGGGCGTCACTTAAGACGAAAAAACTTGGCAAAACCCTAGCTTTGGCAAACAAAGAGAGTCTTGTCGTAGGCGGTAAGTTTTTAAAAACCGATGAAATTTTACCAATCGATAGTGAGCATTTTGGACTAAAGTTTTTACTGCAAAACAAAACTAAAATTTCAAAACTCATCATCACGGCTTCAGGTGGAGCGTTTTATAAAACTCCAAAAGAAGCCCTAAAAAACGTCACTCCAAAAGAAGCCCTAAAACATCCAAACTGGAGTATGGGTGCAAAAATCACAATAGATAGCGCAAGTATGGCAAATAAGCTATTTGAGATTATGGAGGCTTACTGGCTTTATGGCACAAAAAATATAGATGCTATAATCGAGCCAACTTCGATGATACACGCTTTAATAGAATTTATAGATGGTTCGACTACTGCACACTTTAGCAGGGCAGATATGAAGTTAGCTATCGCTCACGCAGTGCTTGAAAATGTAGATGAAAATGTAGTAAAACCGCTTAATTTATTAGAGCTTTCGCAGATAAAATTTCATCAAATTGATACAGAAAAATACCCTATTTTCTCGCTAAAAGATGAGCTTTTAAACTCGCCTGATATGGGCGTTGTGGTAAATGCTGCAAATGAAGTAATGGTGGCTAAATTTTTAAAAAATGAGTGTGGGTTTTTAGATATTTCAAATGCAATTTTAAAGGCATTTAATAAATTTAGCTCTATAAAAATTTCATCTAGCGACGAAATTTTCGAGATTGATAAAGAGGTTAGAAAATATACAAAGGAGATAGATGCAAAAATATGA
- a CDS encoding phosphatidate cytidylyltransferase, translating into MKQRIITGVAMLVALLAVFYINSYLLNFFILGVVLTFAFLESLKLYQIEQKSLVFIALAFYTLTLFTNPIFIALVAILIVASVIAHIKSENLKAVVPFVYPTTPIFLIWMLYSEYGIGYLAWLFLIVIASDSGAYFVGKFFGKRPFSPSSPNKTLEGVFGGVAAGTIVGTIFGNFIIEGFTQIICASFLVALFGVWGDLFESYLKRLVDVKDSGNLFPGHGGMLDRIDGYLFGVIALLWTLSW; encoded by the coding sequence ATGAAACAACGCATAATAACCGGCGTAGCTATGCTAGTTGCACTACTAGCGGTATTTTACATAAATAGCTATCTTTTAAATTTCTTTATCCTTGGCGTGGTGCTTACATTTGCATTTTTAGAATCGCTAAAACTATATCAAATAGAGCAAAAAAGCCTAGTATTTATCGCACTTGCGTTTTATACTCTAACACTTTTTACAAATCCTATTTTCATAGCACTTGTAGCAATACTCATCGTTGCTTCGGTTATAGCTCACATTAAGAGCGAAAATTTAAAAGCAGTCGTGCCATTTGTATATCCTACAACACCTATATTTCTTATTTGGATGTTATATTCAGAATACGGCATAGGCTACCTTGCGTGGCTATTTTTAATCGTCATAGCAAGCGATAGTGGGGCATATTTTGTAGGTAAATTCTTTGGAAAACGCCCATTTAGTCCAAGTTCGCCAAACAAAACCCTTGAAGGCGTATTTGGTGGTGTGGCAGCTGGAACGATAGTGGGGACGATTTTTGGAAATTTTATTATCGAAGGCTTTACTCAAATCATTTGTGCTAGTTTCTTAGTCGCTCTGTTTGGTGTTTGGGGCGATCTGTTTGAAAGCTACTTAAAACGCCTAGTAGATGTCAAAGATAGCGGAAATTTATTCCCTGGTCACGGTGGTATGTTAGATAGGATAGATGGGTATTTATTTGGCGTTATAGCCCTACTTTGGACACTATCGTGGTAA
- a CDS encoding NFACT family protein: MKYAHLIQIASFLSNFKKINDIKRVGDMLLCISFDSQNIFFDLAKSGSAIYKNDDFKEIKIYNAPFDNILAKRFKSSKILDIKCLENNRILKITTKFDGSYKSLTSNLYLEFTGRFTNAIITDENGLILEALRHIDNNLRTIKPNHKLKELESIEIKEKKTEPIADINEFLKDEFNRINSQNLANLKEIKITQIQKKLDALNANLNALENESELNQQSEILRQKASVLLANLSNLKEFERDFRLLDFNGQDIRFTLEDSPKNSANSFFLKAKKLTQKALGVNLERENLNEKIKFYSNLQTMLKKALSISELQILYPKVKNQKFDKSESENIKNFYIKEFKISIGRNENGNIELLKNAKKDDIWLHLKDLPSPHVIIKSNKLKIDDEILNFGAKLCLNFSNVKAGKYEIDYTKRKNIKVQNGANVNYVDFKTIILTKE; this comes from the coding sequence ATGAAATACGCACATCTTATCCAAATAGCCAGTTTTTTATCAAATTTCAAAAAGATAAACGATATAAAGCGAGTTGGCGATATGCTTTTATGCATAAGCTTTGACTCACAAAATATCTTTTTTGACCTTGCAAAATCAGGCTCAGCAATATATAAAAATGACGACTTTAAAGAGATTAAAATTTATAACGCACCATTTGATAACATACTAGCCAAAAGATTTAAAAGCTCTAAAATTCTAGACATAAAATGCCTTGAAAATAACAGAATTTTAAAAATCACTACCAAATTTGACGGATCATACAAAAGCCTTACTTCAAACCTCTATCTTGAATTTACAGGACGCTTTACAAACGCTATAATAACCGATGAAAACGGCTTGATACTAGAAGCTTTGCGTCACATAGATAATAATCTAAGAACAATAAAACCAAACCATAAACTAAAAGAGCTAGAAAGCATAGAGATAAAAGAGAAAAAAACCGAGCCGATAGCCGATATAAACGAGTTTTTAAAAGATGAGTTTAATCGTATAAATAGCCAAAATTTAGCAAACCTAAAAGAGATTAAAATCACGCAAATACAAAAAAAATTAGACGCCCTAAATGCAAACCTTAATGCCCTTGAAAATGAATCTGAGCTAAACCAGCAAAGTGAAATTTTAAGGCAAAAAGCTAGTGTTTTACTTGCAAATTTGAGCAATCTTAAAGAATTTGAGCGTGATTTTAGACTGCTTGACTTTAATGGACAAGATATTAGATTTACTCTTGAAGATAGCCCAAAAAATAGTGCAAATAGCTTTTTTCTTAAGGCAAAAAAGCTCACGCAAAAGGCACTTGGTGTAAATTTAGAGCGAGAGAATTTAAACGAAAAGATCAAATTTTACTCAAATTTACAAACGATGCTTAAAAAAGCACTCAGCATAAGCGAACTACAAATTTTATATCCAAAGGTAAAAAATCAAAAATTTGATAAAAGTGAGAGCGAAAATATCAAAAATTTCTATATAAAAGAGTTTAAAATTTCAATCGGACGCAATGAAAATGGCAACATAGAGTTGCTTAAAAATGCCAAAAAAGACGATATTTGGCTTCATCTAAAAGATCTGCCAAGTCCTCACGTGATAATAAAATCAAACAAGCTAAAAATAGATGATGAAATTTTAAACTTTGGTGCAAAATTATGCCTAAATTTTAGCAACGTAAAAGCAGGAAAATACGAGATAGATTACACAAAACGCAAAAATATCAAAGTTCAAAACGGTGCAAATGTAAACTATGTAGATTTTAAGACGATAATACTCACAAAGGAGTAA
- a CDS encoding TonB-dependent siderophore receptor has translation MVLKRVSLALCLALPHFAFSSDVVLDSVEVVESVDDGYRARTSQIGKSNSPILEIPQTLNVVTNQQLKDKKPESLAEALQNVSGISYANSTGGIFDAVLKRGFGKNRDGSIMRNGTPAGVRHSFNATVGSVEVLKGPASLLYGMQDPGGIINLVTKKPLYEFQNEISAGIGNHHYWNVGFDTTGPIGDSGFAYRLIFDRSTKDYWREYGEYKSFIIAPSLSYKGDDYRVDLAYTHGRYTDPLDRGQYMVVNKTAAYKDWDGKFLLSDPKKRLDEKFNEITGKIDTFDINFEKNIAQNWLLKANYAFTRSMHEYGQMRVRDFTPPKGDITRENSSYTNFEHRTHAGGVNLNGFIETGTLTHNVLLGVDLKEELRRRPGSAVQDKNSANNININNPKFGVPMATSPLKNDSQYQRIRSVGGYLQDNINITENFIFVLGARYEYYDQLGGKGDANGGNFKAQTDNHDGKFIYQTGLVYLLNPELSIYANYAQSFKPQLSMNEDMSSLDPEEGVSSEVGTKFQNDDITATLALFNIDKKNVAYTINKVSYASGKVNSKGVEIDFNGRVSKGLTIGASYAYTKTKTLEDKQNTWKIGKPFDATPKNQASLFANYDFSHLGLSGFRVGGGARYFGSWLAYSKVGNGYKMPHAITYDAFASYTTKISGYETNFQLNVKNLTNKLYYTSYNSEGANILAIVPGYARQIMLSASVKF, from the coding sequence ATGGTTCTTAAGAGAGTGTCGCTTGCACTATGTTTGGCGTTGCCACATTTTGCTTTTTCAAGTGATGTGGTATTAGATAGTGTAGAGGTTGTAGAGAGTGTTGATGATGGATATAGAGCCAGAACTAGCCAGATAGGAAAGAGCAATTCTCCTATTTTAGAAATTCCACAAACCCTAAATGTCGTAACAAATCAGCAACTAAAGGATAAAAAGCCAGAAAGCCTGGCTGAAGCGTTGCAAAATGTAAGCGGTATAAGCTATGCAAATTCCACAGGCGGTATCTTTGACGCTGTGTTAAAGCGTGGTTTTGGTAAAAATCGTGACGGCTCGATTATGAGAAACGGCACTCCTGCTGGAGTAAGGCACAGCTTTAATGCAACCGTTGGGAGTGTGGAGGTGCTAAAGGGTCCAGCCAGTCTTTTATATGGTATGCAAGATCCTGGTGGGATTATAAATCTAGTAACCAAAAAGCCACTTTATGAATTTCAAAATGAAATTTCAGCTGGTATCGGAAATCATCACTACTGGAACGTAGGCTTTGACACGACAGGGCCTATCGGCGATAGCGGGTTTGCTTATAGGTTGATTTTTGATCGGAGCACAAAGGATTATTGGCGTGAATATGGCGAGTATAAGTCCTTTATCATCGCTCCTAGTCTTAGCTATAAAGGCGATGACTACCGAGTAGATCTAGCCTACACGCACGGCAGATACACCGATCCGCTTGATAGAGGTCAGTATATGGTTGTTAATAAAACTGCGGCTTATAAGGATTGGGACGGGAAATTTTTACTATCTGATCCTAAAAAAAGACTTGATGAGAAATTTAACGAGATCACTGGGAAAATCGATACTTTTGATATAAATTTTGAAAAAAATATAGCTCAAAACTGGCTACTAAAAGCAAACTACGCCTTTACTCGCTCTATGCACGAATACGGACAAATGCGTGTTAGAGATTTTACTCCACCAAAAGGCGACATAACAAGAGAGAATTCATCATACACTAACTTTGAACATCGCACACACGCAGGTGGCGTAAATTTAAATGGTTTTATTGAAACTGGCACTTTAACGCATAATGTTTTGCTTGGCGTTGATTTAAAAGAGGAGCTTAGACGAAGACCTGGCTCAGCAGTGCAGGATAAAAATAGTGCAAATAACATAAACATCAACAATCCAAAATTTGGTGTGCCTATGGCTACAAGCCCTTTGAAAAACGATAGCCAGTATCAAAGGATAAGAAGCGTTGGCGGATATTTGCAAGATAATATAAATATCACTGAAAATTTTATTTTTGTACTTGGTGCTAGATATGAGTATTACGATCAATTAGGTGGCAAAGGCGACGCTAATGGTGGAAATTTTAAGGCACAAACTGATAATCACGACGGCAAATTTATATACCAAACAGGGCTTGTGTATCTGCTAAATCCTGAGCTATCAATCTATGCAAACTACGCACAAAGCTTTAAACCGCAACTTTCGATGAATGAAGATATGAGTTCGCTTGATCCTGAAGAGGGCGTATCTAGCGAAGTTGGCACGAAATTTCAAAATGATGACATCACAGCCACTCTTGCATTATTTAATATAGATAAAAAGAACGTTGCTTATACCATAAATAAAGTAAGCTACGCAAGTGGCAAGGTAAATTCAAAAGGTGTTGAGATAGACTTTAACGGACGTGTAAGCAAGGGCTTGACGATTGGCGCAAGTTACGCATACACAAAGACAAAGACGCTTGAGGATAAACAAAACACTTGGAAGATCGGTAAACCGTTTGACGCAACGCCAAAAAATCAGGCAAGTTTGTTTGCAAACTATGACTTTAGCCATCTTGGATTAAGCGGTTTTAGAGTAGGTGGCGGAGCTCGTTACTTTGGATCTTGGCTTGCATACTCAAAAGTGGGTAATGGGTATAAAATGCCACACGCTATTACTTATGATGCGTTTGCTAGTTATACAACTAAAATTTCAGGTTACGAGACAAACTTTCAGCTAAATGTCAAAAATTTGACAAACAAACTCTACTACACATCATATAACAGCGAAGGTGCAAACATCTTAGCCATAGTGCCAGGATATGCAAGGCAAATAATGCTAAGTGCTTCTGTGAAATTTTAA